One Ananas comosus cultivar F153 linkage group 1, ASM154086v1, whole genome shotgun sequence DNA window includes the following coding sequences:
- the LOC109711739 gene encoding uncharacterized protein LOC109711739 isoform X3: MLRLLLRRRRPLRRRFSSQAPQDPSYDPLKEHLPSPPAPPPLLRTPIASPSPASHSDRSFAFYALAGTLASSVAAAAYLSSSSSAADHRIPSSDQIYADLEKTLEASKGSVRRVVDQMRQTGAAAAVLWKSLASVMSSANQEVRSGFELRVAALLADIAAANSARRAAIVGAGGGAVVDWLLDSVAAARGNGAELRGTQAEAARALAHLIADPEVCPAVLGRPHAVPNLLRFIFSFQPKKPKKHFKLSSLDGSDHSKGRSMLVAALMDIVTSNCDNVDYSSFRPLLPGNADMRDIATAIEVVEQGGMHFDDHNGSDDGENGDRGVKGIGIKILGGTTVLGFSQPKDDLEVHTSITTPLTFEEKATSPAKVEKLNSATVPGLWDDLQREYVAVPFAAWALANWALASDTNRSHIQELDSDGNAVMTALAAPERTVKWHGSLVARSLLDDQNLPLIDSVPKWTSCLLSTAFQASKNDDFALARVALSAFLVSVERCKDSKMVVMENGLHFMREIAKQAEKHNYVQEIVARVLSLLYTGGFHLSLEESQKWSGILLRWVFGQSSADTIRPTAVEILSCILDDHGPASIPISQGWLTVMLSEILGSNKASNLKGGAPPKTDSVKSEIDKSNAYSATQVANQLATAVVRLAMPKLEAESDSVDKHPLADFLAFNPFVAPLKNLNKNNSPKFDAADSAISTLKGIKALSELCSEESMCQNKIVDFGVLCLLRRFLLCDDYEKLAANETYDASSLDPNDPSSVRVPPTSHIRRHAARLLNILSLLPNVKKAIIADEKWCKWLEDCTSGRLPCCNDLKIQSYCRSTLLNVRCSENGVNHTCFNMATENGKRIPQYEDRLFLLNPQSPHWACFDKNDLDVSSSSSGAKSIEIDTSDTSSSSHDTVVHEPAAPLFDVVFVHGLRGGPFNSWRIADNKSSTTSKAGFVENIDQEAGLQGTCWPREWLSSDFPCARLFTVKYKTNLTQWTGASLPLQEVSSMLLRKLVAAGVGSRPVVFVTHSMGGLVVKQMLYQAKLNNFDKFYQNTVGIVFYSCPHFGSKLADMPWHMGLVFRPAPSIGELRSGSPRLVELNDFIRHLHNKGLLDVLSFSETQVTPIVEGYGGWAFRLEIVPIESAYPGYGELVDNMLCFHRY, translated from the exons ATGCTCCGCCTCCTcctgcggcggcgccgccccttGCGGCGGCGCTTCTCCTCGCAAGCGCCCCAAGATCCCTCCTACGACCCCCTCAAAGAGCACTTGCCCTCTCCCCCCgctccccctcctctcctccgaaCCCCTATTGCCTCTCCTTCCCCCGCATCCCACTCCGACCGTTCATTCGCCTTCTACGCCCTCGCCGGAACCCTAGCCTCCTCCGTCGCTGCGGCCGCTTAcctgtcctcctcctcctccgccgccgaccATCGGATCCCTAGTTCCGACCAAATCTACGCTGACCTCGAGAAAACCCTGGAGGCTTCCAAGGGCTCGGTGCGGAGGGTCGTGGACCAGATGCGGCAGACGGGGGCGGCGGCCGCCGTGCTGTGGAAGTCGCTCGCCTCCGTGATGTCGTCGGCGAACCAGGAGGTGAGGTCGGGGTTCGAGCTCCGCGTGGCGGCGCTCCTCGCCGACATCGCGGCGGCGAACTCGGCGCGCCGAGCGGCGATCGTCGGCGCCGGGGGCGGGGCCGTGGTGGATTGGTTGCTGGACAgcgtggcggcggcgcgggggaaTGGAGCAGAGCTGCGCGGGacgcaggcggaggcggcgagggCGCTCGCGCACCTTATCGCCGATCCGGAGGTGTGCCCCGCGGTGTTGGGGCGGCCCCATGCGGTCCCGAACCTCCTTAGGTTCATCTTCTCCTTCCAGCCTAAGAAGCCGAAGAAG CACTTTAAACTCTCTTCATTGGATGGTTCAGATCATTCTAAAGGAAGGAGCATGCTTGTTGCTGCCCTTATGGACATAGTCACTTCAAATTGCGATAATGTAGACTACTCATCCTTTCGTCCTCTGTTACCTGGTAATGCGGACATGAGAGACATTGCGACAGCTATTGAAGTTGTTGAGCAAGGCGGAATGCACTTTGACGACCACAATGGAAGCGATGACGGTGAGAATGGCGACAGAGGTGTGAAGGGAATTGGGATAAAAATACTTGGAGGCACTACTGTTTTGGGATTTTCACAACCAAAGGACGACTTAGAAGTACATACATCAATCACCACACCTCTGACATTCGAAGAAAAAGCTACGAGCCCCGCGAAAGTTGAGAAATTAAATTCTGCGACTGTGCCAGGCCTCTGGGATGATTTACAGAGGGAATATGTTGCTGTACCTTTTGCTGCATGGGCTCTAGCAAACTGGGCTTTGGCATCAGATACTAATCGTTCTCATATTCAAGAGCTTGATAGCGATGGGAATGCTGTCATGACTGCATTAGCAGCACCAGAAAGAACTGTTAAGTGGCATGGAAGTCTGGTTGCTCGATCTCTCTTAGATGACCAGAATTTGCCATTGATAGATTCTGTTCCTAAATGGACATCGTGTCTCCTTTCTACAGCCTTCCAGGCTAGTAAAAATGACGACTTTGCATTGGCTCGGGTGGCATTGTCAGCTTTTCTCGTCTCTGTTGAAAGATGTAAGGATTCAAAGATGGTGGTTATGGAGAATGGCCTCCATTTCATGCGAGAAATAGCTAAACAGGCAGAAAAGCATAATTATGTGCAAGAAATAGTAGCTAGGGTCTTGAGTCTGCTGTATACAGGGGGTTTTCATTTATCTCTTGAGGAAAGTCAAAAGTGGTCCGGTATTCTTCTTCGTTGGGTTTTTGGTCAATCTTCCGCAGATACTATTCGACCTACGGCTGTAGAAATCCTTTCTTGCATACTTGATGACCATGGCCCAGCTTCTATACCAATTTCTCAAGGATGGTTGACTGTTATGTTGAGTGAAATTCTTGGATCTAACAAGGCGTCAAATTTGAAAGGGGGTGCTCCACCAAAGACTGACAGTGTGAAG AGTGAAATTGATAAATCAAATGCTTACTCGGCGACCCAGGTGGCCAATCAGTTAGCTACTGCTGTCGTCAGGCTAGCAATGCCTAAGTTAGAAGCTGAATCTGATTCTGTCGATAAACATCCACTTGCTGATTTTCTCGCTTTTAACCCATTTGTTGCACCATTAAAGAACCTTAACAAAAACAACTCTCCTAAGTTTGATGCAGCTGATTCAGCAATATCGACACTTAAAGGCATAAAAGCACTGTCCGAGCTTTGTTCTGAAGAGTCTATGTGCCAAAACAAGATTGTTGATTTTGGAGTGCTTTGCTTGCTTAGACGATTCCTCTTGTGTGATGACTACGAAAAGCTTGCTGCAAATGAAACGTATGACGCATCTTCACTAGACCCTAATGACCCTTCTAGTGTTCGAGTTCCTCCAACATCACATATTCGGAGACATGCTGCTCGACTGCTgaacattctctctcttttaccTAATGTTAAGAAAGCTATTATAGCTGATGAAAAGTGGTGTAAATGGCTTGAGGATTGTACTAGTGGACGGCTCCCTTGCTGCAATGACCTAAAAATTCAGAGCTACTGCAGGTCAACTTTGCTAAATGTGCGCTGCTCAGAAAATGGAGTAAATCATACATGTTTTAATATGGCTACTGAGAATGGTAAAAGGATTCCTCAATATGAGGATAGGTTATTCTTGCTTAATCCGCAATCACCACATTGGGCTTGTTTTGACAAAAATGATTTGGATGTTTCCTCATCTTCTAGTGGTGCTAAAAGTATTGAAATCGACACTAGTGATACCTCCAGTTCTTCACACGATACAGTAGTCCATGAACCTGCAGCTCCATTATTTGATGTTGTTTTTGTCCATGGCCTACGCGGTGGCCCTTTTAATTCATGGCGAATAGCAGATAATAAGTCTTCAACAACCAGTAAAGCTGGTTTCGTGGAAAACATAGACCAGGAAGCCGGGTTACAGGGCACATGCTGGCCAAGGGAGTGGCTTTCTTCTGATTTTCCTTGTGCTCGCCTGTTTACTGTTAAATACAAG ACAAATCTGACCCAGTGGACTGGAGCTAGTTTGCCTCTTCAG GAGGTTAGCTCAATGTTGCTGAGGAAGTTAGTTGCAGCTGGTGTTGGAAGCCGACCTGTTGTATTTGTTACACACAG CATGGGCGGTCTAGTGGTCAAGCAAATGTTGTATCAAGCAAAGCTGAACAATTTCGACAAGTTTTATCAGAATACAGTCGGAATT GTATTCTATAGTTGTCCACATTTCGGCAGCAAACTCGCAGATATGCCATGGCATATGGGCCTCGTTTTTCGTCCCGCCCCTTCA ATCGGGGAGTTACGAAGCGGGTCGCCGAGACTGGTTGAACTGAACGACTTTATTCGCCATCTCCATAACAAAGGACTCCTAGATGTTCTCAGTTTCAGTGAG ACCCAGGTGACACCGATTGTCGAAGGCTATGGTGGCTGGGCATTTCGCTTGGAGATCGTACCAATTGAGTCTGCATACCCTGGTTACGGTGAACTTGTT GACAATATGCTCTGCTTTCACAGGTATTGA